The Macaca fascicularis isolate 582-1 chromosome 14, T2T-MFA8v1.1 genome contains the following window.
CCCCTGGACACCTCAAACTCTAGTCGGTCCCCCTCCCAGATGGTTTCTGCTCCTGCTCACCAGCACCCCCATGTCTGTAGCTCTCTTGAATGAACGATCTGAGCACAGCAAGTCCtgcagaaaccaaaaaaaaaaagatttccttgGCATAGGTGAGTGTATCAGGTGCTGCAGAAACAGTGATAATGGTGTTTCTGGCCCTCACTTGGGGCCATTCAGCCAGGATACAGCAAGGCAGAGGCTCCCAGCCAGTGCCCCGCTCCATGCCCACCCTGGGGGGGGGCCACTTGCCCCAATCAGCAACACCAGCCCTGGAACCACCACCTAAGCTCCTGCTCTTGCTGGATGTCCCCAAGTCCTTTCAGAATTCACAAGAATCACCCCCTGTGCAAGCTTCGTGTTCAGAGGACTTGGCCCACGTTCCCTGAGCGAGCATCCCTAGCACACCCGTCACCTCTCAGGGAGCAAGATGCTGCCACATCACCAGGCTCAGTCTCCCCGGGACGATATCTGGTTCGATGCTCCTCCCTGGAGCTGCCGCCCGTCGTCCCTTCCATCTCACGGTTCCACATATAGTCAGCAGCCCTCGCTGCAATCCAGAATCCGCTGGAACCATCCCAGGAAGTACAGTGTGGAGCTTGGATGTGGGTGTTTGCCGAATTTCCCCCAGAGTCTCGAATATGGGGCCAGGATGAGAACCACTGAGCTTCCCCAAGCTGTGGGTTAGGTCACCGGCATCACGGCGAACGTGCTAGGGAGGCGGGGCAGGAGCACTGGATGCTTGGCCTCAACCCAACTTCCCTGCCCCGTCAGCCTTCCTGGCCACGTCCCAGCCCCACACTTGCAGGAACAGATGAACAGAGGGCATCGGTAGGTCCCTTGGCTTGTCCTCTAAATCGTCCCCCACATGATGTCCTGCTGAGGGGGGCAGGCAGGGATCACTGTGTCCTAACTGAGGTTCAGACCGTTAGAGAGTGTACAGCGGCTCAACCAGAGTCAAGTGCATCTGGCTGGTCAACTCAGTCTCACAAGTGCGTCTTGAGACCTTTCCCAGGGGTCTGCTCTGGGGAAATCAAGACAGCCATCTGCACTTGTCTTGTCCctcgggaggcaggaggagcctgGTTATGAGGGTGGTGAGCTGAGACAGGATGTGGCCTTTGGTAGCAGAGCCGGCTTGTGATTAGGTCACCTTTGTCTTTGTGGTCCCTCCACCTGAGTCCTCTGGCTTACCCAGCTCTCCCTGCAGGCATATTTATAAGGAATTGGAGGCAGAGAAGGTCTTAAAACAAGACCCACCCCCAGGACCACTCCCTGCAACCGGGGACCCCAGAACCTGGTGATGGACCTGCAAGGCCGGCCCCTCCGTCTCCCCACATGGCCGACTGCCTCTACGGGACGGCCCTGGTCAGTCTGCGCAGGCACGATCCATCTCAGGCCTCTCTGAGCTCCGCCCCGGGGGTGGGACATGGGGGTCATGTGCCTGTCCTGCTCCCCTCGCCTCCCACCACCACCAGAAAGGCCAGCTGAGTCTAGAGACAGGGCGCGCGGAGGCCGCAGCCTGCAGAGGCCTAGTCCTGCTTGGGTTTCCGGGGCCGCCGCTGGGCCAGTCTGTAGTCGATGTAGGTCCCAAGGCAGGACCACAGGATGAGGCGCGCTAGTAGGATCACCACCAGCAGGGCCAGGAGCGGGTCAGGGCCCGAGCTGCCACCTGGCCAGGAGGTCATGCCTGAGGTCGGCACCACAGGGCAGCAGCAGCCTCTGCCCTCCAACCCCGATACAGTGGGGCCCTGCCGCCCAAGCCCAGCACTGCCAAGTGGCCGCCGTGCAGACCGGGGTCAGGAAGCTCCGTCCAgcctgaggcctctgcagccgGCGCCCCCAAGGGACCGCCCTGTTCTCTCCGGTGCCACCAAGCAGGCCAGACCTGCCCGCCAGACTCCAGCCCAGGGCCTCCCTGGCATGTGAGAGGACAGACTGGGGACGGCGAGCAGCCTCCTTGGTCAAGAGGCCCGTGTACCATTCATCCAGAATTAACCACTCTCTGTGCTGACAATGACAGCATTGTCCAGGGGCCTGGGGGGCGGGAGGCCGCCGGGAGCCGGCCCCCCTCGCTGTCCCTGCGCCCCCTGCTCGCCAGCGCTGACGTAATCTGCAAACATCCCCGGCGGCAGCTGCTGGGCGAAGCGGCCACCTCCTCCCGGCGCTTTCAGCAGCCCACGCGGCTCTTCCGGCCCCGCCAGACAATTGGGCCCTTTCTCTCCCCAATTAGCTATCACTTCTGGAGGCCGCGCCGTCCAGCGCCGGCCCACAGTCTCCGCAGCAGCAGGCCGGGGATGGGGCGGGGGTCGGGAAGCttggctgggaggctggggccacCGCAGGGAAGGAGGACGCAGCCTGTGGATGAAAAACCaaggagagggggagaagatgagGACGGCGGCCCCAGCCCACAGGCGGCCCCAAACACAGCTCAGCAGCACAAGGACCGCGCTAGGGCCTCTAATAGCAAGGGGGTCAGCCCGGAAACTGGCTTCACCCCGGAAACTGGCTTCACCCCCAGGAAGGGGACCGGTGGACCTCCAGCAGCACCTCCCTCCAGTTCATCCCCACCACTCCCCACCAAGAAGCCTTAGATGGGACCTGTAGCCCTAAGCTGGAGCGCACAGGCCTGCAGGGTCCCTGACATCCTCACAGTCGCCCTGGGCCTGACGCCAGTCCCGCCTTCTACTAGCTGAGTGACCTCGGGCAAGTTGTGCAACCTCTCAGAGCTGCAGATCCTGCATTAAAAAGTGAAGCAAATACCTCCTGCTTTGAAGGACTGGGGGAGAGAGTGTTTCTCAGAGGCCAAGCCCAGCACCTGGGCACAGAGATCCTGGCCCCTTCCTCTCAGTGGATGCCTTCAGAAAGGCCTCCACATCTTTTCTGAAATAACAGTGTTTGCCCAGCCTTCTCtgtcacacgcacacacacgcatacacatgtatacacttGTGTGCACACGGActcacacgtgtgcacacacaatAAGGACACATTGACCTCTATAGGCTCTGCCCCCCAAGTCCAGCTCTGGCCTCTCACAGCCGAGTTTCTGTGGGTGAGAGATAGACTGCCAGCACTGCCCCCTCTAACTCTAAGCCTACATCCCATGAAGCAAAGGGGCCCCCGTTGGAGCTGCGGGGCTGAGCGTGAGGAACAGAGGTCTCTGGTGGCTGGATCCTGGGGAGTTCAGCCAGTTCTCACCAGGAAAtgtccagcctgagctacagagaaCAGCAACGGGGGCCTTCCTGGCCACAGGGCTCTGGGGCCCATTGCTGGTCGCCAGAAGCCAGCTCTTCAGTTTCTTCCCAGTCTACACAATGAGTGTCCTCCCTGCCAAGTCTTTCCAGAAGATTCCAACGGGACCACGCGTTCAAACGGAGTGTGGAGCGCGATGCTACCTCACCTTCAGCCGGGCACTGCCTAAGCTGCCTTCCTGCTGCCACCCTGGAGCCCCTGCCTGGACTGGCAGAGGCCGTCTGGGAAGTGTGCCCGGCCCTTCCTCGATCCGTGGTGTGCCCTGCACCCACTGGGCTGCCCAGCGCTGCTGTCGGAGGCCACTCACTTAGGGAACATTTAGCTCTAGGCTTGTTTCACATGCACAGAGGTTTGAAGATCACTTCAAACATAGGTGGGGACTTAGCTCTCTGGACCCCATCACAGAGTGAGTCATCAACAGTGCATTTGTGATGGGGCCTTCCAGAAGGCCAGGGAAAGTCCTGCTGACTTCCTGGGGAAGCCCATCAGCACATGGGGTGCAGGTCCCCAGACAGGAGCAGCTGTGCACGCAGGGAGGGTGCAGAGGCTGCTGCCAGCGGGCATGTCCCTTACCTGAGAGGGTCACCTCTCCAGGTGACATGTCCTGGGGGAGCCGGGGGCGTCTGCTCAGGCCAGAGGCGCTCACACCAGGCAGGGCACCTCCCAACCTGGACAGGTGGGGACCAAGGTGGCCTTGGACAAAACTCTGTGTTTGCCAAGCACCCAATCGACACAGAGAGTCAGCCACGCCCCAGTCACGTGGTGTCCACACACAGGGGTCAAGGAGGCCTGGCCCCTCCCCCTCAGACGTCCCTGGGCCTCTGGGAATCAGCAAGGACGAGGACAGCGTGCCCTTCGAGAGAGGAAGGGAGTGGCCTCCTCCCGGTGGTGTCCAGGCTCAGCTTCTCCCGAGAGGGGGTTGCTTGCTGGATAAAGTGGCCGGGGCCACAGAGAAAAAGCGAGTGACCATGAGCAAGCCACAGACACAGTGCACCGACAGCATTGCAGCGTGGGGACTGTGAGACCTCCCATTCTCAGGGGAAACTCCCCACGTCCCCTCACCGTCAGCAGTCTCACCATCAGCAGTGCTGTGGTTGGGGCTGCGACCTGTGCTCGGAGCCTCCACCAGCTCCTGTGGCTCACCGCCTGCTGCCCTGCACTTTCGCTTCCAGCAGGACCCTTCTCCAGGGCATCCTGGGCCACGGGAGCCACCCCAATGCACAGAGACCCGAAGGCCCAGGAAGCTCCCTCCCCCAGGCAGCCCTTAACCTAAGGCTGACCTGGGCAGGACATAGCCTGGGTTCCCTGCTTTGGGGCAGGACAAACTACAGGCCACTCTGAGCCCTCAGAGCTCCCCCTGAAAATCCCAGGGACGTGTGGCTGTGCCTGAAGTCACCCCCTTCCCAGCCTGCCCCACTTCATCTtgccctccctgctcctccttccTGTGTCTCCCCATCACACCACCCCCTGAGTTAGCCGCCTGTGAATATAATCCAGGATAAGCGAGAGGAGCTCCCCGTCAGCGCAGACCCAGACCCCGCCAATGGGAATGCATGGAGCTGGGCGGTGGCGGCTCCCAGCCCCGAGCCTCTGAGGATGGATCAGGGATGCTCCCAGCCCCGGGTCTCTGAAGATGGATCCGGGGATGCTCCCAGCCCCGGGTCTCTGAAGATGGATCCGGGGATACTCCCAGCCCCGGGCCTCTGAGGATGGATCCAGGGATGCTCCCAGCCCCGGGCCTCTGAGGATGGATCTGGGGATGCAAGTTGCCATTGGGACCTCCAACAGCCAAGCCATCTTCCTGCACCCAAATATTCAACATTGATACAGCAGTGAGTGACGCACCCTCACTCACTGTTTCCTGACAAAATGCTTGGCAGAGGAAACCTCTCCACAGGTGAGCTCCGTGGGGAAGGCCTGGGGTGGAAGCAACGAGGAGGTACAAGTTCTCGCCCCGAAAGCCTGGTCCCCGCCCAGGACCAGCCCTCAGTCCAGGTGACAGCCTTGGACAGAGCCCCCAAGAACCTCATGAGCAG
Protein-coding sequences here:
- the SMIM38 gene encoding small integral membrane protein 38 — encoded protein: MTSWPGGSSGPDPLLALLVVILLARLILWSCLGTYIDYRLAQRRPRKPKQD